A stretch of Miscanthus floridulus cultivar M001 chromosome 13, ASM1932011v1, whole genome shotgun sequence DNA encodes these proteins:
- the LOC136500911 gene encoding transcription factor HBP-1b(c38)-like — translation MGIYERQRLLVAAGVWGEPFRPDADAVALPLPLAAVVPTVTVATTPAPLDVVRAEEVKFGKRLLQAQQDDVAPPVKEQAPPPSSDSFGHDDDARPREEIQRRLAQNREAARKSRLRKKAYIQNLETSRMKLAQLDQELTMARRQQHGAYGVGGGGVTPPPPPAAPVDPRVAAFELEYAHWVEEQGRQATELRAALQSHVPDVQLRVLVDAGLAHYGALFQAKARAARSDAFFVLSGVCRAPAERFFLWIDGFRPSELLKVLAPQLDPLLELQAAEVRKLQNTARQLEDALTQGTNKPQQTLVETLMTVDVSPDGAAGGGGYAAQQMASAVGKLADLVDFVDKADHLRQQTLRNMHKILTPRQAALGLLALADYGQRLRALSSLWAARPREPA, via the exons ATGGGGATCTACGAGCGGCAGCGCCTCCTGGTGGCGGCCGGCGTGTGGGGGGAGCCGTTCCGGCCCGACGCCGACGCCGTggccctgcccctgcccctggcCGCGGTCGTCCCCACGGTCACCGTGGCGACGACGCCGGCGCCGCTCGACGTCGTCCGAGCAGAGGAGGTCAAGTTCGGCAAACGCCTG TTGCAGGCACAGCAGGACGACGTTGCGCCGCCGGTGAAAGAacaagcgccgccgccgtcgtcggatAGCTTCGGCCACGACGACGACGCCAGGCCAAGAGAAG AGATTCAGAGACGGCTCGCGCAGAACAGAGAGGCAGCCCGGAAGAGCCGGCTACGGAAGAAG GCGTACATCCAGAATCTCGAGACGAGCCGCATGAAGCTAGCGCAGCTGGACCaggagctcaccatggccaggcGCCAGCAGCACGGCGCGTACGgcgtgggaggaggaggagtcacaccgccgccgccgccggcggctccCGTGGACCCGCGTGTGGCCGCGTTCGAGCTGGAGTACGCGCACTGGGTGGAGGAACAGGGCAGGCAGGCGACGGAGCTGCGTGCGGCGCTGCAGTCGCACGTGCCGGACGTGCAGCTGCGTGTGCTCGTCGACGCGGGGCTGGCGCACTACGGCGCGCTGTTCCAGGCCAAGGCACGCGCGGCGCGGTCCGACGCCTTCTTCGTGCTGTCCGGCGTGTGCCGGGCCCCCGCGGAGCGCTTCTTCCTCTGGATCGACGGGTTCCGCCCCTCCGAGCTGCTCAAGGTGCTGGCGCCGCAGCTGGACCCGCTCTTGGAGCTCCAGGCCGCCGAGGTGCGCAAGCTGCAGAACACGGCGCGGCAGCTGGAGGACGCGCTGACGCAGGGCACGAACAAGCCCCAGCAGACGCTCGTCGAGACCCTCATGACCGTCGACGTCTCGCCGGACGGCGCTGCCGGCGGGGGCGGGTACGCGGCGCAGCAGATGGCCAGCGCCGTGGGCAAGCTCGCCGACCTCGTGGACTTCGTGGACAAG GCGGACCATCTCCGGCAGCAGACGCTGCGAAACATGCACAAGATCCTGACGCCGCGGCAGGCGGCGTTGGGGCTGCTCGCGCTCGCGGACTACGGCCAGCGGCTGCGCGCGCTCAGCTCGCTCTGGGCGGCGCGCCCGCGGGAGCCGGCGTAA
- the LOC136501207 gene encoding uncharacterized protein yields the protein MAQGMMPEAGTAAGARGDLEDRARPRPEAMPSAYGGIEAGRLVVRAKPLPSGAGYYQPFAVVRFEDLPEELRRQIAGASGHGAGAAARPPSAAPVAAPLRGEGEGDARRYHAAHPVDVVPEEGLRRQLPGLVSSGTNDEPTVKFAGDGNSDAVKDYSESERLILRLMEEDGTVVVHLDASRLQVLGDKEGSLFQKEKGFSQAWMGHSGDEVRAAHGYMGAFYDNSLLTRENAAPVVALLLGNDHIAGPRALDSCSDGLASPREDAVPFVTEQGVYYYDVLLPPESVVPAAEAFRAPRSPTYAVQVSVDAAAGGKAGDPTAIGVKAAGADDGHEHGGSLSAVLGIVVASSAATALAASTVGPATAFGLFAALVGGLSLAMASVRGR from the exons ATGGCCCAGGGGATGATGCCCGAGGCTGGCACGGCCGCCGGAGCGCGCGGGGACCTCGAGGACCGCGCGCGTCCGCGTCCGGAGGCGATGCCGAGCGCGTACGGCGGGATCGAAGCGGGCCGCCTGGTGGTGCGAGCCAAGCCGCTGCCCTCCGGCGCAGGCTACTACCAGCCCTTTGCCGTCGTCCGTTTCGAGGACCTGCCGGAGGAACTCCGTCGGCAGATAGCCGGCGCTAGCGGCCACGGTGCCGGTGCCGCCGCGCGGCCTCCCAGCGCCGCACCGGTGGCGGCGCCCCTGCGTGGCGAAGGCGAAGGAGACGCGCGGCGGTACCACGCCGCGCACCCCGTCGACGTCGTGCCGGAGGAGGGACTCCGCCGCCAGCTGCCCGGATTGGTTTCCTCCGGGACCAACGACGAGCCGACCGTCAAATTCGCCGGCGACGGAAACAGCGACGCCGTCAAGGACTACTCCGAGTCCGAGCGCCTCATCCTGCGG CTCATGGAGGAGGACGGCACGGTGGTGGTGCACCTGGACGCGTCAAGGCTCCAGGTGCTCGGCGACAAGGAGGGAAGCCTGTTCCAGAAGGAGAAAGGGTTCTCGCAAGCTTGGATGGGCCACTCTGGCGACGAGGTACGCGCCGCCCACGGCTATATGGGCGCGTTCTACGACAACAGCCTCCTGACGCGCGAGAACGCCGCGCCCGTCGTCGCGCTCCTCCTCGGCAACGACCACATCGCTGGACCGCGCGCGCTCGACAGCTGCTCCGACGGCCTCGCGTCCCCACGAGAGGACGCGGTGCCTTTCGTCACCGAGCAGGGCGTCTACTACTACGACGTGCTCCTGCCGCCTGAGAGCGTCGTGCCCGCCGCGGAGGCGTTTCGCGCCCCGCGTTCCCCTACTTACGCCGTGCAG GTCTCGGTCGACGCGGCCGCGGGCGGCAAGGCCGGGGATCCGACTGCGATCGGTGTGAAGGCAGCCGGCGCGGACGACGGACACGAGCATGGCGGCAGCCTCTCAGCTGTGTTGGGCATCGTCGTTGCTTCCTCAGCTGCCACTGCACTCGCCGCCAGCACCGTCGGCCCAGCGACGGCGTTTGGGCTGTTCGCGGCCCTTGTCGGCGGTCTTTCCCTGGCTATGGCCAGCGTTCGCGGCCGGTAG
- the LOC136501718 gene encoding uncharacterized protein isoform X1 yields MAQGMMPEAGTAAGARGDLGDRARPRPEAMPSAYGGIEAGRLVVRAKPLPSGAGYYQPFAVVRFEDLPEELRRQIAGASGHGAGAAARPPSAAPVVAPLPDEGEGDARRYHAAHPVDVVPEEGLHRQLPGLVSSGTNDEPTVKFAGDGNSDAVKDYSESERLILRLMEEDGTVVVHLDASRLQVLGAKEGSLFQKEKGFSQAWMGHSGDEVRAAHGYMGAFYDNSLLTRENAAPVVALLLGNDHIAGPRALDSCSDGLASPREDAVPFVTEQGVYYYDVLLPPENVVPAAEALRAPRSPTHAVQVSVDAAAGGKAGDPTAVGVKAAGADDGHEHGGSLSAVLGIVVASSAATALAASTVGPATAFAGGRMHRDGRMDRWLATVGLLTFRQSN; encoded by the exons ATGGCCCAGGGGATGATGCCCGAGGCTGGCACGGCCGCCGGAGCGCGCGGGGACCTCGGGGACCGCGCGCGTCCGCGTCCGGAGGCGATGCCGAGCGCGTACGGCGGGATCGAAGCGGGCCGCCTGGTGGTGCGAGCCAAGCCGCTGCCCTCCGGCGCAGGCTACTACCAGCCCTTTGCCGTCGTCCGTTTCGAGGACCTGCCGGAGGAACTCCGTCGGCAGATAGCCGGCGCTAGCGGCCACGGTGCCGGTGCCGCTGCGCGGCCTCCCAGCGCCGCACCGGTGGTGGCGCCCCTGCCTGACGAAGGCGAAGGAGACGCGCGGCGGTACCACGCCGCGCACCCCGTCGACGTCGTGCCGGAGGAGGGACTCCACCGCCAGCTGCCCGGATTGGTTTCCTCCGGGACCAACGACGAGCCGACCGTCAAATTCGCCGGCGACGGAAACAGCGACGCGGTCAAGGACTACTCCGAGTCCGAGCGCCTCATCCTGCGG CTCATGGAGGAGGACGGCACGGTGGTGGTGCACCTGGACGCGTCAAGGCTCCAGGTGCTCGGCGCCAAGGAGGGAAGCCTGTTCCAGAAGGAGAAAGGGTTCTCGCAAGCTTGGATGGGCCACTCTGGCGACGAGGTACGCGCCGCCCACGGCTATATGGGCGCGTTCTACGACAACAGCCTCCTGACGCGCGAGAACGCCGCGCCCGTCGTCGCGCTCCTCCTCGGCAACGACCACATCGCTGGACCGCGCGCGCTCGACAGCTGCTCCGACGGCCTCGCGTCCCCACGAGAGGACGCAGTGCCTTTCGTCACCGAGCAGGGCGTCTACTACTACGACGTGCTCCTGCCGCCTGAGAACGTCGTGCCCGCCGCGGAGGCGTTACGCGCCCCGCGTTCCCCTACTCACGCCGTGCAG GTCTCGGTCGACGCGGCCGCGGGCGGCAAGGCCGGGGATCCGACTGCGGTCGGTGTGAAGGCAGCCGGCGCGGACGACGGACACGAGCATGGCGGCAGCCTCTCAGCTGTGTTGGGCATCGTCGTTGCTTCCTCAGCTGCCACTGCACTCGCCGCCAGCACCGTCGGCCCAGCGACGGCGTTCGCGGGCGGTAGGATGCACCGGGATGGTCGGATGGATAGATGGCTGGCCACTGTTGGATTGTTGACCTTTCGCCAGTCAAACTAG
- the LOC136501718 gene encoding uncharacterized protein isoform X2, translating into MAQGMMPEAGTAAGARGDLGDRARPRPEAMPSAYGGIEAGRLVVRAKPLPSGAGYYQPFAVVRFEDLPEELRRQIAGASGHGAGAAARPPSAAPVVAPLPDEGEGDARRYHAAHPVDVVPEEGLHRQLPGLVSSGTNDEPTVKFAGDGNSDAVKDYSESERLILRLMEEDGTVVVHLDASRLQVLGAKEGSLFQKEKGFSQAWMGHSGDEVRAAHGYMGAFYDNSLLTRENAAPVVALLLGNDHIAGPRALDSCSDGLASPREDAVPFVTEQGVYYYDVLLPPENVVPAAEALRAPRSPTHAVQWSGAQSWPLT; encoded by the exons ATGGCCCAGGGGATGATGCCCGAGGCTGGCACGGCCGCCGGAGCGCGCGGGGACCTCGGGGACCGCGCGCGTCCGCGTCCGGAGGCGATGCCGAGCGCGTACGGCGGGATCGAAGCGGGCCGCCTGGTGGTGCGAGCCAAGCCGCTGCCCTCCGGCGCAGGCTACTACCAGCCCTTTGCCGTCGTCCGTTTCGAGGACCTGCCGGAGGAACTCCGTCGGCAGATAGCCGGCGCTAGCGGCCACGGTGCCGGTGCCGCTGCGCGGCCTCCCAGCGCCGCACCGGTGGTGGCGCCCCTGCCTGACGAAGGCGAAGGAGACGCGCGGCGGTACCACGCCGCGCACCCCGTCGACGTCGTGCCGGAGGAGGGACTCCACCGCCAGCTGCCCGGATTGGTTTCCTCCGGGACCAACGACGAGCCGACCGTCAAATTCGCCGGCGACGGAAACAGCGACGCGGTCAAGGACTACTCCGAGTCCGAGCGCCTCATCCTGCGG CTCATGGAGGAGGACGGCACGGTGGTGGTGCACCTGGACGCGTCAAGGCTCCAGGTGCTCGGCGCCAAGGAGGGAAGCCTGTTCCAGAAGGAGAAAGGGTTCTCGCAAGCTTGGATGGGCCACTCTGGCGACGAGGTACGCGCCGCCCACGGCTATATGGGCGCGTTCTACGACAACAGCCTCCTGACGCGCGAGAACGCCGCGCCCGTCGTCGCGCTCCTCCTCGGCAACGACCACATCGCTGGACCGCGCGCGCTCGACAGCTGCTCCGACGGCCTCGCGTCCCCACGAGAGGACGCAGTGCCTTTCGTCACCGAGCAGGGCGTCTACTACTACGACGTGCTCCTGCCGCCTGAGAACGTCGTGCCCGCCGCGGAGGCGTTACGCGCCCCGCGTTCCCCTACTCACGCCGTGCAG TGGAGCGGAGCTCAGTCCTGGCCGCTCACCTGA